In Triticum aestivum cultivar Chinese Spring chromosome 5B, IWGSC CS RefSeq v2.1, whole genome shotgun sequence, the following proteins share a genomic window:
- the LOC123113224 gene encoding uncharacterized protein: MSTGMLVWISCGSHPHASNWWVPRVITQIANPRVFHFTVKQSHVALKLFTRLNVSHHSHSFKLHRTPSNSHEKRRTGAIGPSPLSARLQACVVEPDCTDRHTPHDVIGPYKSSLEIHDKYTRQREPGRKSAATWPAASPSPGLRGGFTVRRLLFLPPGYLLQKPLAQVCRPRASNRYTCVATANYPTDSEKISMAPGKG, encoded by the exons ATGAGCACGGGCATGCTTGTGTGGATAAGTTGTGGGTCCCACCCGCATGCGagtaactggtgggtcccgcgtgtcataacTCAAATCGCTAACCCTCGTGTTTTTCATTTCACGGTTAAACAGAGCCATGTCGCATTGAAGCTATTTACACGCTTAAATGTGTCGCATCACAGCCATTCATTCAAACTACATCGCACTCCTTCTAATTCGCATGAAAaacgtcgcacaggagctattggcccgTCTCCTTTGTCTGCACGGCTGCAGGCCTGCGTGGTAGAGCCGGACTGCACAGATAGACACACGCCTCATGATGTGATCGGGCCATATAAATCTAGCCTAGAGATTCACGACAAGTACACGAGGCAGCGGGAACCAGGCCGAAAATCGGCAGCAACATGGCCTGCCGCCTCGCCCTCACCAGG GCTGCGAGGCGGGTTTACGGTGCGGCGGCTGCTGTTCCTTCCTCCAGGGTATCTGCTGCAAAAACCATTGGCGCAGGTATGTAGACCTAGAGCTTCAAATCGATATACTTGTGTGGCAACTGCCAACTACCCGACAGACAGCgagaagattagcatggcccctgGGAAAGGATGA
- the LOC123113223 gene encoding pentatricopeptide repeat-containing protein At3g13880, whose amino-acid sequence MLLPHRRPSHRLLRQQPSPPPPPSQTPPPPRRRVPPAEAPPPPRRRAPPLDPSAYAGLLRAASRARSLPLARLTHSHMLRAGFHPGLFLRNNLLAAYCRGGDMRHARFLFDGMPRRDAVSWNTLIAGYSSQGGSSARLARTAFRDARGGGVRADRFTYAAVLAACGRAGDWRHGRAAHGLAVVSGLAQDAFLTNSVIDMYAKCGMIDDVRLVFDRAEERDEASWNLLLSAYVCMGWPEVAVHVLVWMHRSGVKLDSFALGGILKACSELQGSEDVRRMLHGCVVKVGLDLDMFVGSAMVDMYAKNGGLEEAIKVFDCTPNQNAVVYGAMIAGFARLGNDPCPEIRIEAVRLFSDLLRMGVKLSRFTFKSVLEVCNLTNAVHCGRLIHAHVIFNGFQDDEFIANALINLYSQARSVSDSLRCFQMTPRQDVVTWTSMITAFVHDENFEKALGLFLEFLSVGKEPDQFTLSSVMNACAALSLPATCKQIHCYTVKSGLAQFTVCGNSQISMYRNIGDVEASKKTFELITCLDIFSWSAMILSYAVHGHEGEALVLLEKMKDCGVVINDNALLAVLIACSQQGLAEEGFRHYESMLSDYGCSPNTKHKACVVDLLGRVGKISEAEDFIMGSGSENDPILWHALLRACRIHGDKERGIKTGEKLMELEPFAVTSYVVLYNLYMGAGKISLAMKTRGLMRERGMSKEAGISWAEFGGSIHHFTDGNNSCPHNNAVHARLEELLVSVKQKTERGGTDIWELGFQSRKDGETSLARHGELLAVALGLSSLPSAAPVTIMKNQRISWESHETLKLLSARENRGIIVRDPTHFHRFDQGSCSCRDYW is encoded by the exons ATGCTGCTCCCGCACCGGAGACCCAGCCACCGTCTTCTCCGGCAGCAGCCGTCCCCGCCCCCGCCCCCATCccaaacgccgccgccgccccgtcgccgcgtcCCTCCTGcggaggctccgccaccacctcgccgCCGGGCCCCTCCCCTGGACCCGTCGGCCTACGCGGGCCTCCTCCGGGCCGCGTCGAGGGCGCGGTCGCTGCCGTTGGCCAGGCTGACCCACTCCCACATGCTCCGCGCCGGCTTCCATCCGGGCCTCTTCCTCCGCAACAACCTCCTCGCCGCCTACTGCCGCGGCGGCGACATGCGGCACGCCCGCTTCCTGTTCGACGGAATGCCGCGCCGGGACGCCGTGTCCTGGAACACCCTCATCGCGGGCTACTCCAGCCAGGGCGGGTCCTCCGCGCGCCTCGCGCGCACCGCCTTCCGGGacgcgcggggcggcggcgtccgggCGGACAGGTTCACCTACGCCGCGGTCCTGGCGGCGTGCGGCAGGGCTGGGGACTGGAGGCACGGCCGGGCGGCGCACGGGCTGGCCGTGGTGAGTGGGCTTGCGCAGGACGCGTTCCTGACCAACTCCGTCATTGACATGTATGCCAAGTGCGGGATGATTGATGACGTGAGGCTGGTGTTCGACCGGGCTGAGGAGCGGGACGAGGCGTCTTGGAACCTGCTGCTGTCAGCGTACGTGTGCATGGGGTGGCCGGAGGTGGCCGTGCACGTGCTCGTCTGGATGCACCGGTCAGGGGTGAAGCTGGATAGCTTTGCCTTGGGTGGGATCCTCAAGGCTTGCTCCGAGCTCCAGGGCTCCGAGGATGTCCGGAGGATGCTGCATGGCTGCGTGGTTAAGGTTGGTTTGGACTTGGATATGTTCGTCGGGAGTGCCATGGTGGACATGTATGCCAAGAACGGTGGACTTGAGGAGGCGATCAAGGTGTTTGACTGCACCCCGAATCAGAATGCAGTGGTTTACGGTGCCATGATCGCGGGCTTCGCTCGCTTAGGTAATGACCCTTGCCCTGAGATTAGAATCGAAGCTGTCAGGCTTTTCTCAGACTTGCTCCGGATGGGTGTAAAACTGTCCAGGTTTACTTTCAAGAGTGTGCTCGAAGTCTGCAATTTGACCAATGCGGTGCACTGTGGGAGGCTGATACACGCTCATGTTATATTCAATGGGTTTCAGGACGATGAGTTCATAGCAAATGCGCTGATCAACTTGTACTCCCAAGCACGGTCAGTAAGTGACAGTCTGAGATGCTTCCAGATGACTCCCAGGCAAGATGTCGTCACATGGACATCCATGATTACAGCATTCGTGCATGATGAGAATTTTGAGAAGGCACTAGGCCTGTTCCTAGAGTTTCTTTCTGTTGGAAAAGAGCCAGACCAGTTCACCTTATCGAGTGTGATGAATGCTTGTGCTGCTCTGAGTCTACCAGCAACCTGTAAGCAGATACACTGTTATACGGTCAAATCTGGACTCGCTCAGTTCACTGTGTGCggcaattctcagatttctatgtATAGGAATATAGGTGATGTTGAGGCTTCAAAGAAGACATTCGAGCTGATTACATGTCTGGATATATTCTCATGGTCTGCAATGATTTTGAGCTACGCAGTCCATGGCCATGAAGGCGAGGCTCTAGTGCTCCTGGAGAAGATGAAGGATTGTGGTGTCGTGATAAATGATAATGCTTTGCTTGCCGTTCTCATTGCTTGCAGCCAGCAGGGGCTGGCAGAGGAAGGTTTCAG GCACTATGAGAGCATGCTATCAGATTATGGCTGTTCCCCAAATACGAAGCACAAAGCTTGCGTAGTTGACCTCCTTGGCCGTGTTGGTAAGATATCTGAGGCTGAAGATTTCATAATGGGGTCTGGATCAGAAAATGACCCAATACTTTGGCATGCACTGTTGCGTGCATGCAGAATCCATGGGGACAAAGAGAGGGGTATAAAAACCGGAGAGAAATTAATGGAACTCGAGCCCTTCGCTGTTACTTCATATGTGGTGCTGTACAACCTCTACATGGGTGCCGGCAAAATCTCATTGGCTATGAAGACGAGAGGCCTGATGAGAGAGCGAGGCATGAGTAAGGAAGCCGGGATTAGTTGGGCCGAGTTTGGGGGATCCATCCATCATTTTACTGATGGAAATAACTCCTGCCCACACAATAATGCAGTTCATGCCAGATTAGAAGAATTGCTGGTCAGTGTGAAACAGAAGACTGAGCGTGGTGGAACGGACATTTGGGAATTAGGATTCCAGAGCAGAAAGGATGGCGAGACCTCACTCGCCAGACATGGTGAACTGCTGGCGGTGGCTCTTGGGCTGTCCAGTTTGCCATCTGCTGCTCCTGTAACAATTATGAAGAACCAGAGGATATCCTGGGAAAGCCATGAAACACTGAAGTTGCTATCAGCAAGGGAAAACAGGGGAATAATTGTCAGAGATCCGACTCATTTTCATCGTTTTGATCAAGGTTCGTGCTCTTGCAGAGACTACTGGTAG